From Pyrenophora tritici-repentis strain M4 chromosome 1, whole genome shotgun sequence, the proteins below share one genomic window:
- a CDS encoding ProP, Permease major facilitator superfamily: MSRENNATGEHEALLNASEVVPSSSRNYSTLDNADSYHKPTPGEATHSEADKEKLIVHDQSDDLERSYSLVEELGDGDVSLYEKKCLLVNREIDLMGMGRYQWSIWVLCGAGYMIDLMWAQAFGLVLSPMQQELGFGADQTGQLSTAFSIGLTAGAFVWGVLVDVIGRKFSFNLTVFFACIFGTCIGAPSSYNGILILTAFTGFGVGGNIPIDTTITLEATPQSKRYLLPLLSIFQPIGVVICSVLAYGFIPNWSCSPNFSEGARALPACGMVAKGAACCSREDNMGWRYLLFTLGGVTIVVFLLRSVLFDFQESPKFLIYRGKDADAIKVLQTIAQYNNTTCRLRLEDLESLERQFESARSIGPTLGGGAKQLESTWGEKLKLEGDRFKLLFSNFQMTRLTLLVWLTYICDYWGFTVAGTYLPQILAVKNGALDLSLRYTYRSYIFIYLPGVFGVVLGTLSYRASRVGRKWTMVVSSALMGISIFLFSSVNSAGSNIGFNVMEYFFQSMFNSVLYGWTPEAFPAPIRGTACGIASFWGRLFGIVSPLIAQHLYAGGGTGRDINSVLYLAGGVTLGCVITTALLPSQLVGRQSL, encoded by the exons ATGTCGCGAGAAAACAATGCAACAGGTGAACATGAGGCGCTATTGAACGCTAGCGAGGTCGTTCCCTCATCCTCACGGAACTATTCGACTCTAGATAACGCGGACTCTTATCACAAACCGACGCCAGGAGAAGCAACACATTCAGAAGCTGACAAAGAGAAGCTTATCGTGCATGATCAATCTGACGATCTTGAGCGCTCATATTCGTTAGTGGAAGAGTTGGGAGATGGTGATGTTTCCTTGTACGAGAAGAAATGCCTACTTGTCAACCGTGAAATCGATCTCATGGGCATGGGACGATATCAATGGTCGATCTGGGTGTTATGTGGGGCAGGTTACATGATTGACCTGATGTGGGCACAAGCA TTTGGACTCGTTTTGTCACCAATGCAGCAAGAGCTTGGGTTTGGGGCTGATCAGACAGGTCAACTCTCCACGGCCTTCTCAATCGGACTTACAGCCGGTGCGTTCGTTTGGGGTGTCCTAGTGGACGTCATCGGACGCAAGTTCTCTTTCAACCTGACGGTCTTCTTTGCTTGCATTTTCGGAACCTGTATCGGAGCCCCAAGCAGCTACAACGGCATTCTCATTCTCACGGCCTTTACTGGGTTTGGCGTTGGAGGCAACATTCCAATCGACACAACCATTACTTTGGAAGCAACACCGCAGAGCAAACGCTACCTTCTGCCTTTATTATCCATCTTCCAGCCAATTGGGGTGGTTATCTGTTCAGTTCTGGCATACGGTTTCATACCCAACTGGTCCTGTAGCCCCAACTTTTCAGAGGGTGCTCGAGCTCTGCCTGCATGCGGAATGGTGGCCAAAGGAGCCGCATGTTGCTCGAGAGAGGACAACATGGGATGGCGGTACCTGTTGTTCACTCTGGGAGGCGTCACTATTGTTGTGTTCCTTCTCCGTTCAGTTCTCTTCGACTTCCAAGAGTCCCCCAAGTTCCTCATCTACCGAGGAAAGGACGCCGACGCTATCAAAGTGCTACAAACTATAGCTCAGTACAACAATACCACATGCAGGTTGAGACTAGAGGATCTCGAATCTCTGGAACGCCAATTCGAATCCGCTCGGAGCATTGGACCCACACTTGGAGGCGGTGCCAAACAGCTAGAGTCTACGTGGGGTGAGAAGCTCAAACTAGAAGGCGATCGTTTCAAGCTCCTGTTCTCGAACTTCCAGATGACGAGGCTGACGCTCTTGGTATGGCTGACGTACATTTGTGACTACTGGGGATTCACAGTTGCGG GTACTTATCTCCCGCAGATTCTAGCGGTGAAGAATGGCGCTCTGGATCTTTCCCTTCGCTACACGTACCGATCCTACATCTTCATCTATCTCCCTGGTGTCTTTGGCGTTGTCCTCGGGACGCTATCTTACCGAGCATCGCGAGTAGGCCGCAAGTGGACTATGGTTGTTTCTTCTGCGTTGATGGGTATCTCCATCTTCCTCTTCAGCAGCGTCAATTCCGCGGGGTCAAACATCGGATTCAATGTCATGGAGTATTTCTTCCAGTCCATGTTCAACTCGGTCTTGTACGGATGGACGCCTGAAGCTTTCCCAGCACCGATCAGAGGCACGGCGTGTGGTATCGCAAGTTTCTGGGGCAGACTCTTTGGCATTGTCAGTCCGCTCATCGCGCAACATTTATATGCCGGCGGAGGTACAGGAAGGGATATCAACAGTGTGCTATACCTGGCTGGTGGCGTGACACTGGGCTGTGTCATCACAACGGCACTACTACCTAGCCAACTCGTGGGCAGGCAGAGTTTGTAG
- a CDS encoding Protamine-P2 domain containing protein — translation MAPRRKRQRLSLDGAEAVTATADAEPSSNAAKVTPKEVARRQLFVRGLAPNVTSEDLTEYFSESYPIKNALVVLDKETRESKSYGFVTFADVEDAQRAKEELNNTEIKGKKIKVDFAEARQREGEEKRPRAGDRAKAEREQQIKEAQTPKLIIRNLPWTIKTQEDLQKLFRSYGKVNFVNLPKKPNGELRGFGFVSLRGKKNAERAIQELNGKEIDERPIAVDWAVDRDTWQSLQKTEQEGDDEAKAGAEDEDKDMDDAESSVDISEDDEEGGIQLDDNRPKREEYTLFVRNVPFTVDDERLKEHFQQFGGIRFARVVVDRETERPKGTGFVSFFTEEDMINCLKGVPRVKLQKKNLDKKDGSTITVTHSVLEDEDADPTGKYTIDGRILQISRAVDKNEATRLTAEGAASRFNRDKDKRRLYLLSEGTISSNSPLYQKLSPSEIKMREESATMRRKQIQENPSLHLSLTRLSVRNIPRSITSKDLKQLARSAVVGFAADVKEGKRQKLNKEEVIRGGQEMLVAEKMRKKKGKGIVKQAKVVYETPAGSKVSEDTGAGRSRGYGFIEYYTHRNALMGLRWLNGHAVDYKIKNDPSIKNNKKKAQEALEDKRKRLIVEFAIENANVVNRRSDREEKAREPPKPKGEADNVDDVEQGATKGRKRKRDSSAVGKTGRGKPDAKDGKLAQRTRIIAKKRQARKAKRAGK, via the exons ATGGCTCCCCGTAGAAAACGCCAGCGCCTCTCTCTAGATGGCGCAGAAGCCGTCACCGCCACTGCCGACGCTGAACCGTCCTCCAATGCCGCCAAAGTGACGCCCAAGGAAGTCGCGCGCAGACAACTCTTCGTTCGCGGACTTGCGCCCAATGTCACCAGCGAAGACCTGACTGAATACTTTTCAGAGTCATATCCAATTAAAAACGCCCTCGTCGTCCTGGACAAGGAGACTAGGGAATCGAAAAGCTACGGCTTCGTCACATTCGCCGATGTAGAGGATGCACAGAGGGCGAAGGAGGAGCTGAACAACACCGAGATCAAGGGCAAGAAGATCAAGGTCGACTTTGCCGAGGCAAGACAACGCGAAGGCGAAGAGAAGCGACCCAGGGCTGGTGATCGGGCCAAGGCAGAGCGCGAGCAGCAAATCAAGGAAGCGCAAACACCAAAACTCATCATTCGAAATCTGCCGTGGACAATCAAGACGCAAGAGGACTTGCAGAAGCTTTTCAGAAGCTACGGAAAAGTCAACTTTGTCAATCTGCCCAAGAAACCCAACGGCGAACTGCGGGGGTTCGGATTCGTGTCGTTGCGAGGAAAGAAGAACGCAGAGCGGGCGATACAAGAGCTCAACGGCAAGGAAATCGATGAAAGGCCCATTGCTGTTGACTGGGCTGTAGACCGGGATACGTGGCAGAGTCTACAAAAGACTGAGCAGGAGGGGGATGACGAAGCTAAAGCAGGAgccgaggatgaggataAAGACATGGACGACGCTGAAAGCTCTGTG GACATATCGGAAGATGACGAGGAAGGTGGCATTCAGCTGGATGATAACCGACCGAAACGCGAGGAATACACACTTTTTGTACGCAATGTACCTTTCACAGTAGACGACGAGCGTCTCAAGGAGCACTTTCAGCAGTTTGGTGGCATACGCTTTGCGCGCGTCGTTGTAGACCGCGAAACCGAACGACCAAAGGGCACCGGCTTCGTATCCTTCTTCACGGAGGAGGATATGATCAACTGCCTAAAGGGCGTCCCACGAGTCAAGTTACAAAAGAAGAACCTTGACAAGAAGGACGGCTCCACCATCACCGTTACACACTCTGTACTCGAAGACGAAGATGCCGACCCAACAGGCAAGTACACCATCGATGGCCGCATTCTACAGATAAGCCGTGCTGTCGACAAGAACGAAGCTACTCGTCTCACTGCAGAAGGCGCGGCATCCCGCTTCAACCGCGACAAAGACAAGCGTCGCCTCTACTTGCTCTCAGAAGGAACCATTAGTTCGAATTCTCCCTTATACCAAAAGCTATCACCCTCTGAGATCAAGATGCGCGAAGAGAGCGCAACCATGCGACGCAAACAGATCCAAGAGAATCCTTCGCTTCATTTGTCTCTAACCCGTCTCTCAGTCCGCAATATACCCCGCAGCATCACTTCCAAGGACCTCAAGCAGCTTGCTCGTAGCGCCGTCGTCGGTTTCGCTGCCGATGTCAAAGAGGGTAAACGCCAGAAACTCAACAAGGAAGAAGTCATCCGCGGCGGTCAAGAAATGCTCGTCGCCGAGAAGATGcgcaagaagaagggcaaaggTATCGTGAAGCAAGCCAAAGTTGTCTACGAAACACCAGCTGGTAGCAAGGTCTCTGAGGACACCGGCGCGGGAAGGAGTAGAGGCTACGGATTCATCGAGTACTACACACACCGCAACGCCCTCATGGGTCTGCGCTGGCTCAACGGCCATGCCGTAGACTACAAGATCAAAAACGACCCTTCCATCAAGAACAACAAAAAGAAGGCCCAGGAAGCCCTCGAAGACAAGCGAAAACGCCTTATCGTTGAGTTTGCCATTGAAAATGCAAATGTGGTAAACCGACGCTCGGACCGCGAGGAAAAAGCTCGCGAGCCACCAAAGCCGAAGGGCGAGGCTGACAACGTCGACGATGTCGAGCAGGGTGCGACGAAGGGTCGGAAGCGTAAGCGAGATTCAAGTGCGGTAGGAAAAACGGGCAGAGGCAAACCTGATGCGAAGG ATGGAAAGCTTGCACAGAGAACTAGGATTATCGCGAAGAAGAGGCAGGCGCGGAAGGCAAAGAGAGCTGGGAAGTAA
- a CDS encoding SpeB, Arginase-agmatinase-formimionoglutamate hydrolase, arginase family — protein sequence MALKPLVVLFVSLTRAREITFPPIAGYASQQIIPQGFMEPDITHAKFAGLTTYANLQYVHCLAPQGQEVEPFDIAILGAPFDTAVTARPGARFGPSGIRQGSRRMAPEAGWNIYTGENVLLDWAKIIDCGDAPLTVLDNTAALKQLDKAHQIVSARRTNSSQHTTPRIVTLGGDHTTTLSALRSVHQHFGPVSVIHFDSHLDTWDPEVLGGGISHYAGVNHGTFLHIAHEEGLIRNTSIHAGIRAPMVRPKGDLRNDRKCGFEILKAREIDRFGVSGVIERLKSRVAGTKVYISVDIDVLDPAFAPATGTSEVGGWSTRELLSILDGLEGLDVVGADVEKGNTTLTELRYKVEVAPVYDNPGEVTVLAAAEVVLSLIGLMVKAPA from the exons ATGGCGCTCAAACCTTTGGTCGTTTTATTCGTATCCTTGACACGCGCTCGCGAAATCACGTTCCCACCCATTGCAGGGTACGCGTCGCAGCAGATTATCCCCCAAGGGTTTATGGAACCGGATATCACGCATGCAAAGTTCGCGGGGTTGACGACGTATGCCAATTTGCAGTATGTACATTGTCTAGCGCCCCAAGGTCAGGAAGTGGAACCCTTCGATATTGCGATCCTTGGTGCGCCATTCGATACC GCCGTTACCGCAAGACCAGGAGCGCGTTTCGGACCGAGTGGGATACGACAGGGGTCCAGGCGCATGGCACCAGAGGCTGGGTGGAACATCTATACAG GAGAGAACGTGCTGCTTGATTGGGCCAAGATAATCGACTGTGGCGATGCTCCGTTGACTGTGCTG GATAACACAGCAGCTCTCAAGCAGCTCGACAAAGCCCATCAA ATTGTATCGGCAAGACGTACCAATTCGAGCCAGCATACCACGCCGAGGATCGTTACCCTAGGTGGTGACCATACCACCACGTTATCTGCTTTGAGATCAGTCCATCAGCATTTTGGTCCTGTGAGCGTGATACACTTTGATAGCCATCTGG ATACTTGGGACCCAGAAGTTTTAG GTGGAGGTATCTCCCATTACGC TGGTGTAAACCACGGCACTTTCCTGCATATTGCCCACGAAGAAGGCTTGATCCGTAACACTTCGATCCACGCTGGTATCCGAGCGCCAATGGTACGACCGAAGGGCGATTTGCGAAACGATCGTAAATGCGGTTTCGAGATTTTGAAGGCGAGAGAGATCGACCGTTTCGGTGTGTCTGGAGTGATTGAGAGACTGAAGTCCCGTGTGGCTGGCACAAAGGTCTATATTAGTGTGGATATAGACGTTCTTGATCCAGCGTTCGCACCTG CCACGGGTACCTCCGAAGTCGGCGGTTGGAGTACACGAGAGCTACTTTCCATTTTGGATGGTCTCGAAGGATTGGATGTCGTTGGAGCAGATGTCG AGAAGGGAAACACAACGCTAACTGAGTTGCGCTACAAAGTTGAGGTAGCCCCTGTTTATGACAATCCGGGTGAGGTCACCGTTTTGGCTGCTGCAGAGGTCGTCCTGTCCCTTATCGGACTCATGGTGAAGGCACCAGCTTAG
- a CDS encoding DUF1295 domain containing protein, with protein sequence MASGWFSSSASDPTRPPDVRVQVAEQKPHDFYLQPSSGGHAPGPSRATSTMYVDRTHSKTHIHSASLFDVGILKDTLVPSLTLHSGLAVLAYGAARYTNRVEAKDWLWPSGQVVNAWWSAVGRRIAAGYTVSQAFTRLSWHERVMLTGVTLWGGRLFYRIARRSIQRGEDDPRYAEVKEEEGFWNSALFKVFIPEAFFQMLISLPFTAPFRHEGAVMTGYHPFIQMFAVGLFSSGLAMETLADYQLDQYKAEGNKGIMREGVWSIVRNPNYLGDALVHISFIVMLYGSDMLAPIELLGPAANYAFLRFFGGDAEKEKHQERRYSASHPDKFRELEKFRADKNAFWPSVDELSNKWLWTVLGVGGLGVAVEQTLRAFH encoded by the exons ATGGCGTCTGGCTGGTTCAGCTCATCGGCCAGCGATCCGACGCGCCCTCCGGATGTTCGCGTCCAGGTCGCAGAACAGAAACCACACGACTTCTATCTGCAGCCCAGCTCTGGTGGCCATGCTCCGGGACCAAGCCGCGCGACATCGACCATGTACGTTGACAGGACACATTCGAAGACGCATATTCACAGTGCTTCTCTGTTCGATGTTGGCATCTTGAAGGATACCCTTGTCCCTTCACTCACTCTGCACTCTGGTCTGGCAGTTCTCGCCTATGGGGCTGCACGATATACCAACCGTGTAGAAGCCAAGGACTGGCTTTGGCCTAGCGGTCAGGTGGTAAATGCATGGTGGTCTGCTGTAGGACGCCGCATCGCTGCTGGCTATACCGTTTCACAAGCCTTCACCCGCCTATCTTGGCACGAACGCGTCATGCTCACTGGTGTCACTTTATGGGGAGGACGCCTCTTCTATCGCATTGCCCGCCGCTCCATCCAGCGAGGCGAAGATGACCCACGATACGCTGAGGTCAAAGAGGAAGAAGGATTCTGGAACAGCGCGCTGTTCAAGGTCTTCATCCCAGAGGCCTTCTTCCAGATGCTTATCAGTCTTCCCTTTACAGCGCCTTTCCGTCATGAGGGTGCTGTTATGACTGGCTACCACCCTTTCATCCAGATGTTTGCCGTGGGCCTGTTCTCGTCCGGTCTAGCTATGGAAACACTAGCCGACTACCAGCTCGACCAGTACAAGGCTGAAGGCAACAAGGGCATCATGCGTGAGGGTGTATGGAGTATCGTCCGCAACCCTAA CTATCTTGGCGACGCCCTCGTCCACATCTCCTTCATCGTGATGCTTTACGGTTCCGATATGCTCGCCCCTATTGAACTCCTCGGCCCCGCTGCAAACTACGCGTTTCTCCGTTTCTTTGGAGGTGACGCTGAGAAGGAGAAACACCAAGAGCGCAGATACTCTGCGTCTCATCCCGACAAGTTCCGCGAACTGGAGAAGTTCCGCGCTGACAAGAACGCCTTTTGGCCCAGCGTGGATGAACTAAGCAACAAGTGGTTGTGGACTGTCTTGGGGGTAGGTGGACTGGGTGTTGCTGTTGAGCAGACGCTCAGAGCATTTCATTGA
- a CDS encoding putative endoribonuclease L-PSP family protein, with the protein MTSNKPNGFNPPDVPQPPPTYSQVCVTPILPSSKLVTLAGQTGRKLDGTIPSTIKEQARVAYESINKCLAAAGATPRDIIHVRHYIMSVTGHVEVDAEDIVDRGWGELWTEYMDQSAGGHRPSDTVVGVASLAKKDVLYECEVTVIVNG; encoded by the exons ATGACGTCCAACAAACCAAATGGATTCAATCCACCTGACGTCCCACAGCCTCCACCAACCTACTCCCAGGTGTGCGTTACCCCCATACTGCCATCGTCAAAGCTTGTCACGCTTGCCGGACAAACAGGCCGTAAACTAGATGGCACAATTCCCTCTACCATCAAAGAGCAGGCCAGAGTCGCTTATGAAAGCATAAATAAATGTTTGGCAGCTGCCGGCGCAACACCACGGGACATT ATACACGTCCGGCATTACATCATGAGCGTAACAGGGCACGTAGAGGTAGATGCAGAGGACATCGTAGACCGGGGTTGGGGAGAACTATGGACAGAGTACATGGACCAGAGCGCTGGAGGGCACAGACCGTCTGATACTGTAGTTGGCGTTGCGTCTCTGGCGAAGAAGGACGTCCTGTACGAGTGCGAGGTGACAGTGATAGTCAATGGCTAG